The Helicobacter ganmani nucleotide sequence CTTCTAAAACCTGCATACAATCCACGCTCACAGAGCGCATACTGCCTTTTAAGATTCCGTCTTTTAAAGTCAAAACAATACTAGGCTTCAAAAAATCCTCACTTAATCGCGCAGCAATAATGCCAATAATCCCTTCGTGCCAAGATTCTTTAAATACCAAAACAAAAGGCAACTCTTGAGAGTTTTTTTGCGCAAGAAACATTTCTTTTGCCTCTTCGTAAATTGTATTTTGCAAGCTTTTGCGCTTAGCATTTAAATCTAACAATTTTTTAAGATATTGTTTGGATTCTGAAAACTTATCTGTAACTAAAAAACGATAAGACAAAAGAGCGTGCTCCATTCTACCCGCACAATTCAGCAAGGGTGCAATATAATAGCTAATTAATTGCGCGTCCAAATTGTATTTTGAAAAATGTTCCCTCAAGTGAATCAATGCAATTCTTTGACTTTGACGCAAGACTTCTAAGCCCTTTTTAAGCAACACGCGATTGATTCCACGCAATGGCATCACATCGCTTACAATCGCAAGTGCCAACAAATCCAAAAATTCTACCATCTGCACTTTTAACTTCATTTCATCTTTTAGCGCAGCGCATAAATACCACGCCACACACGCGCCGCAGATTTCAGGCTCTGGAAAATCATTAGAGAGTTTAGGATTGCAAATCAATGCCTCCGGTAATTCCTCTTGTGGCGTATGATGGTCTGTAATAATGAGCTCAATCCCCCTTTCTTGACAGATTTTTGCTGCCTCTATTGCATTGATTCCATTATCCACGGTAATAATCATATCGCAATCTAGTCGCGCAATAATCGTTGAAGACAATCCATAGCCATCTGAAAAACGATTAGGAATCTCAATCTCTATTTTGTAATGCAGTTTTTTAAAAAATTCATAAAGAATTGCGCAAGATACCACGCCATCTACATCATAATCCCCCACAACAACAATTTTTTGATTTTGGTGGATTGCTTGTGCAATCTTTTTCGCAATTTCCGATAAATTTTTGAGCTTTTGGGGTAAAGGTAAATCCTTTAAACTCATAATCGTATCGTCTCGGAAACGTTCGGATAGTTTTGAGTGGATTGCTTCTTTGGTTAGCAAATCTAAATGTGGAATCAAAGAGGATCTTTAAGAGCGTATTTTAAGGATTGTTTAATAAATTCTAAAATTACCAAATTGGGTGCTTGCAAGCGGGAAGTAAATTCTGGGTGGAATTGCACCGCAACAAACCAAGTATGTTCTTTTAGCTCAATTGCTTCAATTAAGCCTTTGCTCTCGCCGCTTACAATCATACCTTGCGATTCTAGCTTAGAGCGATAATTGGGATTTGCCTCATAACGATGTCTGTGTCGCTCTTTGACTATCTTTTGTCCTCCATAAGCAGCTTGCAATTTACTGCCCTCTTTTGTATGACATTCGTATTCTCCCAAGCGCATTGTGCCTCCCATAGGCGAAGTATGTGTGCGAATCTGCTCCCTGCCTTGCTGGTCAATGAAGTTCTCAATCAAATAGATTGCAGGCTCTTTTGTATTTGGGTTAAATTCCATAGAATCCGCATCGCTAATCCCAAGCACATTGCGACAAAACTCCAAAATCGCCAATTGCATTCCCAAGCAAATCCCAAGAAATGGAATCTGATGGATTCGCGCAAACTCTATGGCTTTCATCTTTCCGACAATCCCTCTTTCACCAAAACCACCGGGCACAAGGATTCCATTCACATATTTAAGACTATTAAGAGCCTCCTCGCTTTTCTCTAGCTCCTCACTATCAATCCATTGAATATTCACTTTTGTATCTAGATTCGCTCCCGCGTGAATTAACGCCTCCGTGAGTGATTTGTAGGATTCTTTCAAAGTTAAATATTTCCCTACAAATGCGATAGTTACTTCATTTTGTGGTGCTAAAATTTGCTTAACAAGCAAATCCCATTCTTTCATATCAGGCTTAAATTCAGGCAACTTTAAAAATCTAGCAATAGGCACTAGCATTCCCTCTTTGAGAAAATTCAGTGGCATTTGATAAATGCTTTTAGCATCTTGTGCCATAATCACGCAATCATAATCTACATCACAACTCATAGAAAGCTTATTTTTTAATTCTTTTGGAATCTCCTTTTCTGTGCGTGCAATAATAATTTGTGGCGTGATTCCGATTCTGCGCAACTCTTGCACGCTATGCTGTGTCGGCTTTGTCTTTAACTCACCTGCCGCACGAATTAATGGAATCAAAGTTACATGCAAACTAATCACGCGTTCGATTCCATATTCGTGCTTCATTTCACGCATTGCTTCTAAGAAAGGTAAGCCTTCAATATCCCCAACGGTGCCACCTAACTCAACAACGAGAATCTCTTTTCCCTCACCCGCTAATCGGATTCTATGTTTAATCTCATCTACAATATGAGGAATCACTTGAATCGTTTTTCCCAAATATCCACCCTTGCGCTCTCTATCAATCACGCTTAAATAAACTTGCCCTGTTGTAAAATTGTTTTTAGAAGAAAAATTCATATTCAAGAATCTTTCATAATGTCCGATGTCCAAATCTGTTTCCGCACCATCTTGGGTTACAAAAACCTCTCCGTGTTCTAGCGGACTCATTGTTCCGGGATCTACATTGATATAAGGGTCAATCTTTAAGATTCCAACTTCAAAACCAGAATTTTTAAGCAAAGTTGCAATGGAAGACGATGTGATTCCTTTGCCTAACGAACTTAAGACGCCACCGGTTACAAAGATATATTTTGTTTCAAATTTGGACATTACAAACCTCTAAAAATTAAAATGTTATTATACTTTTAAGCAAGTTAATTTTTGCTTTTTACAGGCATTCGCAAAGAACTTTCCGCTTTAAGTTGAACGAATTTCTCTATTTTTCTTGCCCCATTCACACATAGAATCCAAAATAGGAATCAATGTCTCCCCTCTTGCAGAGAGGCGATACTCTACCTTTGGTGGAATCTGTGGATATTCTTTGCGTTCTATTAATTTATCTCGTTCAAGCTCTTTAAGCGCATTGGTTAATGTTTTAAACGAAACTCCCTGCAAATAACGTTTCATCTCATTATATCGCACAACCTCAAAACGAAAAAGACAATACAGAATACTCATTTTATATTTCCCCGCAATCAGTGAAAGAGTATAGGCAAAGGGTGAATCTTTTAAGCATAAATCGTGTGAAAGTTGTGTAGGACAAGTGTTTTGCATTTTTATTCCTAAATTTTTTAAGAAATTATACTCTCTTTTTAGTGAGTATCATACTTTAATTTTCGTATTGCACTTATTTAAAGTTTAATTTATAATTCTTAAGAATTTTTGCGCAAGATTCTTAAATAAAATTTTAAAAGGAGTAAAAATGCAAACGATTCTGCTACTGAATGGCGGTAAGGCTTTTTGTGAATCCGGCGGCAAACTTAGCGCGGCTTTGCAAGAAGTGGCAAAAGAGACTTTAGAATCTTTAGGCTTGAATGTGATAGAAACACACATTGATAAAGGTTACGATGAAACCCAAGAAGCTCAAAAGATTCTAAGCTCTGATGTTTTAATTTGGCAATTTCCGGGCTGGTGGATGGGCGAACCTTGGATTGTTAAAGAATACATTGACAAAGTCTTTATGGCAGGAGCTAAGACAGGTCAATTTTTAATAGGAGATGGACGCCACAGAGACAATCCAAACAAAAACTATGGCACAGGCGGCTTACTAAAAAGAAAAAAATATCTGTTTAGCACGACTTGGAATGCTCCGCTCAACGCATTTGAAGATAAAAACGAATTTTTTGGAGGAATCGGCATAGACGGAGTAAATTTGCATTTACATAAAGCACACGAATTTGTAGGAATGTCTGCATTACCTAGCTTTACTTGCTATGATGTAGTAAAGAATCCTAAAGCAGAACAATATATTGCAGATTATAGGGCACATTTGCGCAAAGTCTTGGGATAAATCCAAATGAGCAAATGTAAGAATCTCAAACGCAGAGGCTTTTTAAAAACTTCCGTAAAAATTGCGGGTGTATTGGCTTTTGGAAGCACACCAAATTGCTTTGCAAGTTATAATAAAATTAAAGGAGAAAAAATGACAAAAATTAGTGAATACGAAGCGATTATCCAAGTGATACAAACCTACCTAGAAGGCTCAAATCAAGGCAAAAGTGAAATTGTTAAACAAGCCTTTGCCAAAGATGCCATTATGCAAGGCACAAACAAAGATGGTAGCCTAGTGAGTGGAAGTATAGAGAATCTCTACAAAGTGCTTGATGAAAGTGGAGAGGCAAAAGACACAAAATCTCGCATTGATGTGCTTTATGTTGATGAGAGTATCGCGAGTGTTCGGGTGATAATAGAAAATTGGCATGGATTAAACTTCACAGATTTACACCAGCTTTTTAAGAGCAATGGCAAATGGAAAATCGTCGCAAAGGCGTATCATACATATTAGACAATCTTGAGCAAGATTTAAGCGTGAGCCAAAGAATTGCAGGTTCTTGAAGCTCACAAAATTTATCAATTGACTTCAAACAAATCTCTTTGTTTTAAATATTTCTTCATCAGCTTTATTGCCCAATTATAATGGCTAGAATCACGCTCATTATAATCAAACAATGCAAGTTGCATTTCGTTAGACATAGAATCAATCAACACAAAGAGTTGTTCAAAGTTTGCTTGGCTTTGGTGCAATAAGTCGGTTTTGGCAGTTGGGCGGAGATTAATACTCCTTTATCGCTTAAACTATAATTTGATTATCTAAAGTAGCCATATAATCTTTATATTTTTTAATCAATTCTGTTTCAATTTTTAAAAGTTTATATAATTGAACATATGGAACCATCATATTTGAATCTAATTCTCCTCTTTGTAACTTTCCAAGCCAATCATGTGATGGATCTTTTATATATTTCATAGCTATATCGATCATTTTTTCTTTACCAAAATAAGCTGTCATATTCCCCAATATTGCTCCTCTCATGTCGTATTCAATTGATTTTTTTACAAATTCCATAATGATTCTCTCTAGTTCTTTGTTATATTTAAAGTCAATATTTTGAATCATGTCAATCATATAATTTCGTAATATTTCTTCTATTTCATAAAACGATTCTATTGATGATTTAGATATTCCTTCGCACAGATATAATGAACATTTATATAAATCGCACATATCTTCAAACTCAAATTGAGACGATAACCTCAATGGATTAATTTCATTTCTTCTTTCTATTGGTGTAATCACACAATTAAAATACATTAAATATCTTATAATTAAAACATGTATGAACCTGTTATATCTTTTTATTTTTAAGTTTTCTTCCCTATGATCCTCTTTCTCATTTTGTCTATCTATAAAATGCTGAACGAACGAAATAGTTATGATAATTCCAAGTAAATTGGTTGCTAAACTAAAAAGTGTATTGTTTATATTGTTGCTAAAATTTTCATAATCCAAACATATAGCTACCAATAATAGAATAATACTTATCACAAATAACGTAATTGAGACAATTCCCGCTGCACTTTTTATCCATTTTTTCATTTTATTTACCATAAATACCTGCCTTATAGCATTGTTTAGAGACAATTATAGTGCTTTTTGTTTTTTCATTTTCTATTCTTACCCAATTGTGTCGGGTACTTGCTTATGTGGAATCCCTAATTTTTCTAAAATCACCCTAAAGTCCCCTATACAATTTTGATTATTTTTGAGTTCCAAATATTCAATTCCTAAAGACTTCAATTGGTTTTTATTTTGGATACTTAATGTATCTGCTATGAAAATATCAGTATCCCTCGCAATTACAGCATCAGCAGATTCTGGATTACCTTTTCCCATTAGTTTCACTTCAATTCTATATTCTTTACTCTTATTAAAATTATAGAGCTTAAAATCCACCTCTCTATCAAAATCAAGTTCTCCGTTTTTCTTAAAAACTTCACTATTGATAAAATCCTTTTTAACTCCACATTTTTGGCATAATACTAACATTAAAGGCTTCTCAACCCTTTTACCTATACTGCTCCAAGCTCCACCTCTTAAAGCAATTTTCTTTGTTGCTAACGCATTGATAACCAATAAACTCTCATTTAAGTTTAGTTCTACCGAAATTTCCTTATAAGAAATCTTTAAATTAATTCCAATATTTTCACAACTATCTCCTAAAGAATCTAGCAACGATTCTAAATAATCAATATTAGCATTGGCTACATTTAATACAATTTCTTTTGTTGCACTCCCATAAATATTCGCAATAGTCTTTTTATTCATACCCGCAAAAATTGCTGCTTCACTTGGCTCAATATTAACATTATTAATAAAATACGCTTTATACCAATCCAAATTAATGCTCTCATCGTTTAATTTTGCTTCTAAAATTTGCCTGAAAAAATCTAAAGTAAAATCTAAAAACTCTAAATTAATTGCATTGATAACTTCCTCTCTATAATCCTCCCCTTTTAAGAGTTTTTCTATGGTTTTACTGATAACAATGCTATCAAATCTCATCAAATCCCTTTTGTCTTAATTTTTCTACGTAATCTAAATTTTGTTCGCATAAAAGCGGAATCCTACCCATTGTGTTTGCAACCTTTCCAAATGTTCCACTGCCTGCAAAGGGGTCGCATACTACATCGCCCTCAAAAGAATAATATTTCAATACTTTTTGGCAAAGCTCTTCGGGAAAAACCGCAGGGTGATTTTTATCAAATTTTGGTGCAATATACCAACAATTTGTTGAATCTATTTCATCATCATTTTTTAACTTTTTATCATAATCTTTAATGTTTTTATCTAGTAAAAAAGGAGAATTTTTGCGATATATCATAATGCTCTCCGTAATACAATTTGGTTTATAGCTTAGAGGCTTCTTTGTCTGCAAATATCCTGCTATTCGATTTGGCACAGAATATTCAGGTTTTATCCAAATAATTTCATCTATAAAATAAAATCCACTTTCACATAGGATTTTATGGAAATCAAAATGTATCGGATAGCGAATACTCTCAAACTCACGACCAACTCTTTTGGTAATCACAGGGGATACATTGATTAAAATAAATCTACCATCTTCTAAAATGCGATAACACTGCTTTAAGGTTTCTAGCATAGAATCTAAATAATCTTGATAGCTCTTATAATCGCTATACAATCTTGCATTATAATACGGTGGCGAGGTAAAAATGAGTTGGATTTGTTGTTCTTGTATTTTATTGAGTGTAGTGCGATTGTCTCCCATAAGCAGAGATGGCTTAATAATTTGCCTTGTGTGTTTTAAAATTGTCTTTTTTTGTTGCCTAAAAAGATAATACTCAAGCATTTTTTGCATTACTTCATTGTTATAATGCCTTAAGATTTTATCTCTTAAATCTGCAAATCTCGTGTCTTCTTTTGATTTGTAAAGGCACGTGCGGAACATTTGATAAATCACTTCCATATAATGCTTTTTAAAGGATTCTTGTTTTAAAAATTCATAAATTTTATCATTATTTTTTTGCCGACCGATAGAGGAGACTATCTCCCTTTTAATATCAATACTTAATTCCTCTTGCATAAACATATCCAAAAGAATAGCAAAGTTAGAATCTGATTTTTCAAGCCCCAATCTTTTAATAGACTCTATGGTGGGAATAGTAAAAAGTGTTTGTGTCATTGCTACTCCCACTCAATCGTGCCTGGGGGTTTGCTAGTAATATCATACACCACGCGGTTAATGCCCTCTACTTCGTTGATGATTCTATTACTTACGCCCTCTAAAAAATCGTGAGGTAAATGCGCAAAAGTTGCGGTCATTCCATCAATCGCTTCCACCGCACGCACACAAATTGTATTATCATAAGTGCGATTATCGCCCATTACGCCAACGCTTCGCACATTGAGCAGCACACAAAACGCCTGCCATACTTTATCATAATAGCCTTGTTTATGTAGCTCGTCTATAAAGATAGAATCCGCCTCACGCAGCAAATCCAAATCCGCCTTATTCACCTCTCCCATAATGCGTATGGCAAGCCCGGGTCCCGGGAATGGGTGGCGCATTAGCATAGATTCAGGCATTCCTAGCTCTCGCCCTAACGCCCTCACTTCATCTTTAAATAGCTCTCGTAATGGCTCAATCAGCTCAAACTTCATCCATTCAGGCAGCCCGCCGACATTGTGATGCGACTTTATCGTCTTAGAGGGTCCCTTCACGCTCACAGATTCTATCACATCAGGATAAAGTGTGCCTTGCGCGAGGAACTTTATCTCGCCTTTTGTATTATGCTTTTTCGCCTCTTTTTCAAAGACTTCAATGAAGGTCTCGCCGATAATTTTACGCTTAATCTCGGGGTCAATCACACCTTTAAGCCGACTTAAAAATAACTCACTTGCGTCCGCAGTAATCAGCGGCACTTTGAGATTTTCTCTAAACATTTTCTCCACTGCCTCTCTCTCACCCTTGCGCAAAAGTCCGGTATCCACAAACACCGGAATAAGATTCTCCCCAATGGCACGATAAAGCAACGCTGCAACGACACTAGAATCTACCCCCCCACTCACTGCACACAACACTTTACTCGTTGTCTCTTTGGTGATTTTAAGAGAGTTTGCTACTCCACTTCTGTCATTACCCTCAAGGTAACTCCCTCGTGTCGCACCTTCACAACTCTTAAAATCCCTCAAAGATACTGCCGAACCTGAATCTGCACCAGATTCTAAATGGCTTTGCCCTTTAGTGTCGCTAGATTCTGTATGTTGAGAATCCACAATTCTAGTGTTTTGCAAGTGTGGGTTTGTAGCTTTGCCACTGCACGCAGTATAGCTGTGTAAGTTTTTTGGATTTTTTGTAAGGTTAGCGGACTTGGTGTCCATGCCTTGCGAAAAATCCAAAACCTTATCGCATTGCATACCCAAAGACGAATTGCGCTTAAAGCACGAGGTAAGGTGGTCATTTACAATCCCCACCGCCTGCATAAACGCATATACAATCGTGCTGCCTACGAATTTAAATCCACGCTTTTTTAAATCCTTGCTAATTGTATCGGATAATGGCGTAGTAGCGGGCAAATCTGCAATGCTCTCAAAGGTATTGATAATGGGCTTATGATTGACAAAGCCCCAAATATATTTATCAAAGCTCCCAAACTCCCTTTGCACAGCCAAAAATGCCTTAGCATTAGAAATTGCAGATTCTATTTTAGCGCGATTCCTAATAATCCCCTCATTGTGCATTAAAGATTCTATTTTACTTTCATCATAAGTGATGATTTTATGATAATCAAAGTCATCAAACACTGCCCTAAAATGCTCACGCTTTTTAAGGATTGTAATCCAAGAAAGTCCCGCTTGAAAACCCTCTAGCAAAAGGAACTCAAAAAGCTTCTTATCCTCGTGGAGTGGCACACCCCATTCGTTATCGTGATAGTCCTCATAGAGCTTACGCGCCGCCTCGTCCTTATCGGTAGCCCAAGCGCAACGCACCCTCTCACTCGCTCCCTCAAGCCCCAAAGACTTTTGCAAACTCTCACGCGCAATGCTTAGAGGGATAAGTTCGGGTGAAAATGCGCCAGCACTCCCCGCAGGGATAGGCTTTTTTCCTGTTTTTGCAAACCCCAAAGCCTGATAGAATCCTAAAGCCCACTCAAGACTATTAACCTTTATCACTTCAAATGCACCTAAATACCGCATAAATGCCTCTTTGAGCAGTGCCTTGCCCACACCCTTTCTAAAGGCTTTTGGAGCGACAAAAAGCATTGCAATTTCATTTTTTTCTATCTCAATAAAACCTAACCATTCTTCATTTTTTTGCGCTATAAGTAAATTTTTAGATTTTAATATAGCCTCCCGTATTTCCTCTCTCATACCCGCAATTTCATTTTCGCTTAAATCTTTGTGTGTAGCCCTTGCACCTTCCTCCCAGATTTCAACAAGTCTTTGTATGGTTTGTGCTTTGCCAATGTGCTTAAAGGCTTCTTGAATCTGCATAAAACTCATAGGATTTTCACAATGTGCCTTGCCTCCATAGACGATACGGCGCAATTTTTCAATCTCATTTTGCGCGAAATGACGCATATTCCAGCAAGTATTTGCACCGCAAATCCCTACTGCAAAGTTTTGCAACATTTGCCCACCACATTCACTATGCACAACTTCAGGGTGAAACTGCAGGGCATAAATCTTGCGTTTAGAATCCGCAATCGCGCAATAATGCGTATTTCCAGACTTTGCAAGCTCTCTAAATCCTTGCGGGATAGATTCTACCTTGTCCGCGTGGCTCATCCACACGATAGAATCTTGCTTCACGCCTTTAAAAAGTGAGCAAGATTTAAAACCTTGCGTGGCGCTATTTCCTAATTCTTGCCATACTTTTTTTTCAAGCCTAAAGACACAATGGGGTAATTCCTTGCCCTTATAGTTTTTGATGTGTTTCCCTATAAGCTCCATTTCAAGCATTTTTGCTACCTTGATTGAAGCTTTATTATCCTCTTTGATGAGGCAATACACTTCCTCTAATCCTAGAGTTTCAAACCCATATTTTACACACATTCTAGCCACTTCGCTTCCATAGCCTTTGCCCCAAAAATTGCGGTGCAAAAGATAGCCGATTTCTACAATTTTTTGAGTTTTTCCCTTTAGACTTATCTCCGTATGATTTAGCCCCGCATTGCCGATAATTGCGCCGCTTTGCTTCTCTATAATCGCCCAGATTCCAAAGCCATATTGTTGATAATGCGCTAATTGCTTATCCAGCCATTCTTGGCTCTGCTTTTTGCTAAAGCCCTGCCCCCACGCATACATTGTTTCCTTATCGCTCACAGTTTTATGCAATGCCGCAAAATCTGCCTGCGTGTAAGGGCGCAAAAAGACGCGCTCACTCTCGCACACAAAAGCATTTGCCACAGAATCGCTAGTTTCTCTTTCAAGTGCTTTTTTTAATATCGCTTTGCTCACCTTTAAATGCACGATGGGGAAGTCTCTCCCTGCGGAATCTTTTTCGCTCATTCCTACTTTTTCAAAGCCCAAAGACTTATAAAATGCCAAACCTTGCGTATTTTGCTCATTGCAATCTACTAAAATGCAAGGATAGTCTTTCAAATATCGCTCTAATGCTTCTTTGAGTAGTGCTTTGCCTATACCTTTTCTAAAAGCACTTGATGCGACAAAAAGCATTTCAATCTTATTCTTTTCCACACCAACAAAGCCCAAAAAGTCCTTTTTATCTGTCGCAGTGATGATGTTTTGGGAGCTTTGCAATGCCGCTTTGACTTCTAGTCTAATCTCTGCAATGTGTTGCTTAGTTAAAAAAATATGGCTTGCTTGCACAGAATCTTCCCATAAATCAAGCAGGGCTGTGAGCATTTGAGGAAACTTGCGATGAGAAAAAATATCAAAAGAGAGCGTCATCGGTGCTTGTATGCCTTGAGAAGCACCTTGAAATGCGAAACAAGATGAATCTTTAGAATCTTGAGAAGATTCCATAATCTCTAGCACCGCCTTGCCAAATTCTTGCGCGTCCGCCTTGATGACGCGTCCGCCAAAATGTTGGGCAATGAGCTGCATACCATAGCAGATGCCAAGAATGGGAATCCCAAGCGTGAAAATCGCACTATCAGGCTTATAAGCGTCTTTTTCATACACGCTTGCAGGTCCTCCACTTAGGATAATGCCTTTAGGATTTTTGCTCTTAATAGAATCTAGCTTTTCAAAGTAAGGGACAATCTCGGTATAAACGCCATATTCACGCAGTCGCCTTGCGATAAGCTGTGTGTATTGAGAGCCAAAATCTAGCACTAAAATTTGGACATTATTTATATTCATAAAGAATCCTTGATAAAGTAGAGTTGCATTTGTTAATTTTCGGCGCAATCTTAGCTAAAAGTTGCTTATAAGTGCTTTTATTCAAGCTTTGTAGTTGAGATTTGCAAGTCTTTTATCAATTTGTAGTAAATTTTGTTTTTTTGATAAAATATGCGTGGAAATATTTAGAAACGAGAGGGAGTTGCTTATGACAAGTGATGAAAAAATTTTTAAGGAATTTCAAGAGCGTTGGAGTTTGGAGAAAGTTAAAAATATGACTTTGGAGGAATATACAGGACTAGGCGGAACAAATAGAGACGACTTTACTTATTGGATAGAATCTAAACTTGATAAATTAGGGAGTATATGGGGAGGAAGCGGGTTTAAATTTGGTATTTATAAGCGTAATGCAAAGGATATAAAAGAAAATGGGCAAGGCTTCATTTACACAAAAGACTATGCTTGGCTGAAAAAATATGGGGAAACCAAGGACGAAGCTTTTGCTAAAGTTAAATCCTATATTATAAAAATCATAGAATTAAGTCAGCAAAATCAACTTGATAAGATAGACAAAATAGATTTAGGGCATTCATATAAATGGAAAATTGCCTTTCATTATCAGGATATTAAAGATATGAAAATAGTTTGCATATTTAGCGAAAATGTTTTACAAAAAATCGCAAAGGGAGAAAATTTAGGGGAAAAATTAAGCACAGCACAAATTTATGAAAAACTTTTGGGAGACAAAACTTACACCCTTGAAACAGTGATACAAGAAAAATCTATGCCTCTTTGGCAAAAATATCTTAAAGATTCACAAAAAATAGAGGAGAATCAAATGCAAAATAATCCAAATACTCAAGCTCAAAATACAATTCCTCTCAATCAAATCCTCTATGGACCTCCGGGCACAGGTAAGACTTATGAAACCATCAATAAGGCTTTGGAGATTTTAGCTAATGAAAAATACAAAGATTCTTTAGAACTAGAAAAAAGAGATAAAATTTTACAAATCTTAAAGGAATTGGGAGCAGCTCCTAGTA carries:
- the recJ gene encoding single-stranded-DNA-specific exonuclease RecJ encodes the protein MIPHLDLLTKEAIHSKLSERFRDDTIMSLKDLPLPQKLKNLSEIAKKIAQAIHQNQKIVVVGDYDVDGVVSCAILYEFFKKLHYKIEIEIPNRFSDGYGLSSTIIARLDCDMIITVDNGINAIEAAKICQERGIELIITDHHTPQEELPEALICNPKLSNDFPEPEICGACVAWYLCAALKDEMKLKVQMVEFLDLLALAIVSDVMPLRGINRVLLKKGLEVLRQSQRIALIHLREHFSKYNLDAQLISYYIAPLLNCAGRMEHALLSYRFLVTDKFSESKQYLKKLLDLNAKRKSLQNTIYEEAKEMFLAQKNSQELPFVLVFKESWHEGIIGIIAARLSEDFLKPSIVLTLKDGILKGSMRSVSVDCMQVLEANKEYLVAFGGHIGAAGLSLRLENLESFRMQLMKFQYQQGIPMQETRFKEVLGRLPLDLVRKDLFRMIQDFEPFGQDNLLPRFYTEAQIVDVRYFGAGHSNVKLQENGARHNGLAFFKDLRENVGQKIGCIYSLQWDKYNQDVVLNLEHYEFL
- a CDS encoding CTP synthase → MSKFETKYIFVTGGVLSSLGKGITSSSIATLLKNSGFEVGILKIDPYINVDPGTMSPLEHGEVFVTQDGAETDLDIGHYERFLNMNFSSKNNFTTGQVYLSVIDRERKGGYLGKTIQVIPHIVDEIKHRIRLAGEGKEILVVELGGTVGDIEGLPFLEAMREMKHEYGIERVISLHVTLIPLIRAAGELKTKPTQHSVQELRRIGITPQIIIARTEKEIPKELKNKLSMSCDVDYDCVIMAQDAKSIYQMPLNFLKEGMLVPIARFLKLPEFKPDMKEWDLLVKQILAPQNEVTIAFVGKYLTLKESYKSLTEALIHAGANLDTKVNIQWIDSEELEKSEEALNSLKYVNGILVPGGFGERGIVGKMKAIEFARIHQIPFLGICLGMQLAILEFCRNVLGISDADSMEFNPNTKEPAIYLIENFIDQQGREQIRTHTSPMGGTMRLGEYECHTKEGSKLQAAYGGQKIVKERHRHRYEANPNYRSKLESQGMIVSGESKGLIEAIELKEHTWFVAVQFHPEFTSRLQAPNLVILEFIKQSLKYALKDPL
- a CDS encoding winged helix-turn-helix transcriptional regulator, whose translation is MQNTCPTQLSHDLCLKDSPFAYTLSLIAGKYKMSILYCLFRFEVVRYNEMKRYLQGVSFKTLTNALKELERDKLIERKEYPQIPPKVEYRLSARGETLIPILDSMCEWGKKNREIRST
- a CDS encoding NAD(P)H-dependent oxidoreductase encodes the protein MQTILLLNGGKAFCESGGKLSAALQEVAKETLESLGLNVIETHIDKGYDETQEAQKILSSDVLIWQFPGWWMGEPWIVKEYIDKVFMAGAKTGQFLIGDGRHRDNPNKNYGTGGLLKRKKYLFSTTWNAPLNAFEDKNEFFGGIGIDGVNLHLHKAHEFVGMSALPSFTCYDVVKNPKAEQYIADYRAHLRKVLG
- a CDS encoding nuclear transport factor 2 family protein produces the protein MTKISEYEAIIQVIQTYLEGSNQGKSEIVKQAFAKDAIMQGTNKDGSLVSGSIENLYKVLDESGEAKDTKSRIDVLYVDESIASVRVIIENWHGLNFTDLHQLFKSNGKWKIVAKAYHTY
- a CDS encoding ClbS/DfsB family four-helix bundle protein; this encodes MHQSQANFEQLFVLIDSMSNEMQLALFDYNERDSSHYNWAIKLMKKYLKQRDLFEVN
- a CDS encoding CfrBI family restriction endonuclease, which translates into the protein MRFDSIVISKTIEKLLKGEDYREEVINAINLEFLDFTLDFFRQILEAKLNDESINLDWYKAYFINNVNIEPSEAAIFAGMNKKTIANIYGSATKEIVLNVANANIDYLESLLDSLGDSCENIGINLKISYKEISVELNLNESLLVINALATKKIALRGGAWSSIGKRVEKPLMLVLCQKCGVKKDFINSEVFKKNGELDFDREVDFKLYNFNKSKEYRIEVKLMGKGNPESADAVIARDTDIFIADTLSIQNKNQLKSLGIEYLELKNNQNCIGDFRVILEKLGIPHKQVPDTIG
- a CDS encoding DNA-methyltransferase, with amino-acid sequence MTQTLFTIPTIESIKRLGLEKSDSNFAILLDMFMQEELSIDIKREIVSSIGRQKNNDKIYEFLKQESFKKHYMEVIYQMFRTCLYKSKEDTRFADLRDKILRHYNNEVMQKMLEYYLFRQQKKTILKHTRQIIKPSLLMGDNRTTLNKIQEQQIQLIFTSPPYYNARLYSDYKSYQDYLDSMLETLKQCYRILEDGRFILINVSPVITKRVGREFESIRYPIHFDFHKILCESGFYFIDEIIWIKPEYSVPNRIAGYLQTKKPLSYKPNCITESIMIYRKNSPFLLDKNIKDYDKKLKNDDEIDSTNCWYIAPKFDKNHPAVFPEELCQKVLKYYSFEGDVVCDPFAGSGTFGKVANTMGRIPLLCEQNLDYVEKLRQKGFDEI